The following are encoded in a window of Ricinus communis isolate WT05 ecotype wild-type chromosome 4, ASM1957865v1, whole genome shotgun sequence genomic DNA:
- the LOC8284454 gene encoding UDP-glycosyltransferase 83A1: MEKKPHVIVIPYPAQGHVAPLMKLAYKLADHGIKVTFVNSESIHGRIMAAMPENLEEKIPISLISISDGVESNRDRKDRIKKLKSISSSMPGNLQKLIESLNQSANHDDQVSCVIADLTLKGALEVAKKMGIKRAGVLPYGVGNLALQLHAPKLIEDGIIDADGMPLKDEVICLAKTFPPCNSNELVWSVSGETEMQKFIFAQFIRDIAEAARNSNWLLVNSFSELEPSACDLIPDASPIGPFCANNHLGQPFAGNLWREDSTCLNWLDQQPEDSVIYAAFGSTGVCNQQQLNELAIGLEMIGQPFLWVVRSDFTKGSLTEFPDGFMERVATYGKIVEWAPQEQVLAHPSTACFFSHCGWNSTMEGLTMGIPFLCWPCLVDQFHNKSYICETWKVGLGVIPDENGIVTRNEIKAKIEKLLSDKDIKANSLKLKEMSQKSISEGGSSFKNFISFVEQIKQ, from the exons ATGGAAAAGAAGCCTCATGTGATAGTCATACCATATCCAGCACAAGGCCATGTTGCCCCGCTCATGAAGCTGGCATACAAACTTGCTGACCATGGAATCAAGGTCACATTCGTTAACTCAGAATCCATACATGGAAGAATCATGGCTGCAATGCCCGAGAATCTCGAGGAGAAAATACCAATAAGCCTAATTTCAATTTCGGATGGAGTGGAGTCCAACCGTGATAGAAAAGATcgaatcaaaaaattaaagagtatATCAAGTTCTATGCCAGGCAATCTGCAGAAATTGATTGAAAGTCTTAATCAGTCGGCCAATCATGATGATCAAGTATCTTGTGTCATAGCAGATTTAACACTTAAAGGAGCACTGGAAGTAGCCAAGAAGATGGGCATTAAGCGAGCTGGGGTACTACCTTATGGAGTAGGAAACTTGGCCTTGCAACTACATGCTCCAAAGCTTATCGAGGATGGAATCATAGATGCTGATG GAATGCCATTGAAAGATGAGGTCATCTGTCTGGCAAAAACATTTCCTCCCTGCAATTCAAATGAATTAGTATGGAGTGTATCAGGTGAAACAGAGATGCAGAAATTCATATTTGCACAATTTATTCGTGACATTGCAGAAGCTGCCAGGAATTCCAATTGGCTTCTTGTCAATTCATTTTCTGAACTTGAGCCGTCAGCCTGTGATTTGATTCCTGATGCCTCACCCATCGGACCCTTTTGCGCAAACAATCATTTGGGACAACCTTTTGCTGGAAACTTGTGGCGTGAGGACTCAACTTGCTTAAATTGGCTAGATCAGCAACCCGAAGACTCAGTCATCTATGCTGCATTTGGCAGCACAGGAGTCTGCAACCAGCAACAACTTAACGAATTAGCAATTGGTCTTGAGATGATAGGCCAGCCATTTTTGTGGGTTGTTAGATCAGATTTTACAAAAGGGTCGCTCACAGAATTCCCTGATGGATTCATGGAAAGAGTAGCGACTTATGGGAAGATAGTTGAATGGGCTCCCCAAGAGCAAGTGTTAGCTCACCCTTCTACTGCATGTTTCTTTTCCCATTGCGGATGGAATTCAACCATGGAAGGTCTAACCATGGGAATACCTTTTCTATGCTGGCCTTGCCTTGTAGATCAATTTCACAACAAGAGTTACATATGTGAAACTTGGAAGGTTGGTCTAGGAGTAATCCCAGATGAGAACGGGATAGTAACAAGGAATGAAATCAAAGCAAAGATAGAGAAATTACTCTCtgataaagatataaaagCCAACTCCCTTAAGCTGAAAGAAATGTCTCAGAAGAGCATCAGTGAAGGTGGAtcttctttcaagaacttcaTAAGCTTTGTTGAACAGATAAAGCAATAA